One Bradyrhizobium sp. CCGB12 genomic window carries:
- a CDS encoding alpha/beta hydrolase produces MSLDPDIAALLEMVQAGTESGARIPFPQLTAAQARADFDASSPLLDVDPPALACERRLALPTRDGATIEARLYASEAQSDRNPVPVLLYMHGGGFVVGSLDSHQPLCRGLVEDSGAAVLSVGYRLAPEHKFPTAFEDAVDALAWIGREGRAIGLDARRVAVGGDSAGGTLAAALAIEARTNRDLPQPVLQVLAYPGLSSRQTSASYDRYGTGHLLERSTVDWFFRQYLRDDADRDDWRFAPLAVKDLSGLAPAFIVLAEFDPLVDEGRDYATRLSAAGVPVDLRVYPGMIHEFLRMGNVVADALQARAAIGQALAGAFRSAGERAA; encoded by the coding sequence TTGAGTCTCGATCCAGACATTGCCGCACTGCTCGAGATGGTGCAGGCCGGTACCGAAAGCGGCGCGCGCATTCCATTTCCGCAATTGACCGCTGCGCAGGCGCGGGCCGACTTCGATGCGTCCTCGCCGCTGCTCGATGTCGATCCGCCGGCGCTCGCCTGCGAGCGGCGTCTTGCGCTGCCGACGCGGGATGGCGCGACGATCGAGGCGCGGCTCTACGCGAGCGAGGCGCAGAGCGATCGCAATCCGGTCCCGGTCCTTCTCTACATGCACGGCGGCGGCTTCGTCGTCGGCAGCCTCGATTCGCATCAGCCATTGTGCCGCGGTCTGGTCGAGGACAGTGGCGCGGCCGTGCTGTCGGTCGGCTACAGGCTTGCGCCGGAGCACAAGTTTCCGACCGCCTTCGAGGACGCCGTCGATGCGCTGGCCTGGATCGGCCGCGAGGGCCGCGCGATCGGGCTCGATGCGCGCCGCGTTGCCGTCGGCGGCGACAGCGCCGGCGGGACGCTTGCCGCCGCGCTCGCGATCGAAGCCCGGACAAACAGGGATCTTCCGCAGCCGGTGCTTCAGGTTCTCGCCTATCCCGGCCTCAGCTCCCGGCAGACCTCCGCGTCCTACGACCGATATGGCACCGGCCATCTCCTGGAGCGCAGCACCGTCGATTGGTTCTTCCGGCAATATCTCCGCGACGATGCCGATCGCGACGATTGGCGCTTCGCACCGCTCGCCGTGAAGGATTTATCGGGCTTGGCTCCCGCGTTCATCGTCCTCGCCGAGTTCGATCCCTTGGTAGATGAGGGGCGCGACTATGCGACACGCCTCAGCGCGGCCGGCGTTCCCGTCGACCTGCGCGTCTATCCGGGCATGATCCATGAATTCCTGCGGATGGGGAATGTCGTGGCCGATGCCTTGCAGGCGAGGGCGGCGATCGGGCAGGCGCTGGCCGGTGCTTTTCGCTCCGCTGGAGAAAGGGCGGCTTGA
- a CDS encoding ABC transporter substrate-binding protein, with protein sequence MSKFVPDHRLSRRAFLGTGAAIGGAALAGAWPMAFAQTGGPQSGLRVAALGWACAQTILALGVVPLVIPEIERYGRLVVEPAIPSSVQEIGLRSEPNLELLQSFAPDVIVIDPSIAAATPRLKLVAPVEMFTIFRPGGHPLDTARRSTMELAKRLGVQGACEAYFARFDVAMADYRERLRDRGGTPLYLVSEIARNRALVFGPNSLYQEVLDQFGLKNAWTGQSGPWGYTSVGLEVLAAVPDARLVLMTSRVADVEALLKASPVLQTLPSLRSHRLTVLGNQFFYGGVPAAERFARLLAERLPRETHEQG encoded by the coding sequence ATGAGCAAATTTGTCCCAGACCACAGGCTGTCCCGCCGCGCGTTTCTCGGCACGGGTGCGGCGATTGGCGGAGCCGCACTTGCCGGTGCATGGCCGATGGCATTTGCCCAGACCGGCGGGCCGCAATCCGGGCTCCGCGTTGCCGCGCTCGGCTGGGCCTGCGCGCAGACGATACTGGCGCTCGGCGTGGTGCCGCTGGTGATTCCGGAAATCGAACGCTATGGTCGGCTCGTCGTCGAGCCGGCCATTCCGTCCAGCGTGCAGGAGATCGGTCTGCGCTCGGAGCCAAATCTCGAGCTGCTACAGAGCTTCGCGCCAGACGTCATCGTCATCGATCCCAGCATCGCGGCCGCCACACCCCGCCTCAAGCTGGTCGCGCCGGTCGAGATGTTCACGATCTTCAGACCCGGCGGGCATCCTCTCGACACGGCACGCCGTTCGACGATGGAGCTTGCGAAGCGTCTCGGGGTGCAGGGGGCGTGCGAAGCCTATTTCGCGCGCTTCGACGTCGCCATGGCCGACTACCGTGAGCGGCTTCGAGACCGCGGAGGTACGCCGCTCTATCTCGTCAGCGAGATCGCGCGCAATCGTGCGCTCGTGTTCGGTCCGAACAGCCTCTATCAGGAGGTGCTCGATCAGTTCGGATTGAAGAATGCCTGGACCGGACAGAGTGGTCCGTGGGGATATACCAGTGTGGGGCTCGAAGTGCTCGCCGCGGTTCCGGACGCGCGACTGGTCCTGATGACCTCGCGGGTCGCCGACGTCGAGGCCTTGCTGAAGGCAAGCCCGGTGCTCCAGACCCTGCCGTCGCTTCGGTCGCATCGGCTGACGGTCCTGGGCAATCAGTTCTTCTATGGCGGCGTGCCGGCGGCCGAACGTTTCGCCCGTCTTCTCGCCGAACGTCTGCCGCGGGAAACTCATGAGCAAGGTTGA